The Streptomyces halobius genomic interval GTTCCAGGCAGTCGAGCAGGACCGCCAGGTTCTCCCGGTAGAAGTCGGCGGCCGGTTTGTTGGCCTCCCGCAGGCGGAAGTCGTGGGTGAGCAGCATGCCCCCGATGACCGCCTGGCTGATGGCCGGGGTATTCACCGTCACCATGCCCTTGATCTTGGACAGTTCGTCCGCCAGCAGCGTACGGCTGCCGTCCGGCGCCTGGACCTGCTGGTCGGCGACCACATAGCCGACCCGGGCGCCGGGGAAGCAGGTCTTGGCGAAGGAACCGAGGTAGATCACCCGCTGCCGACGGTCCAGCGCCTTGAGCGTGGCCAGGCCGCTGCCGGTCCGTGTGAAGAACCCGTACGGGTTGTCCTCCAGGAGGAGCAGGTCGTCCTCCTCGGCCAGTTCGAGCAACTGGTGGCGGGCGGGCAGGGGCAGACAGGTGCCGGTCGGGTTGGAGAAGTCCGGCACCAGGTAGAGGGCGCGCGGCCGCTTGCCCGCCGCACGCAGCCCGGCGACGGTCCGCCGCACCGTCTCCGGGTCGGTCCCGTTCTCGCCCTCCGGCACGTGTACGGTCTCGATGTTCAGCAGCCGGGCCGCGCCGGTGACCCCGACGTAGCAGGGCGAGGAGACCAGCAGGACGTCCAACGGGTCGCGGAACAGTGCGCGGAGGGCGAGGAACATGCCTTCCTGGCAGCCGACGGTGACCACGAGGGACTCGGGGGACACCTGGATGCCCTCGTCGTTGCGCAGGGCGCGGGCCACCAGTTCATGGATCTGGCCGTTGGTCCGGCCGTACTGGAAGAGCATCGTCCGGACCTCGTCGGGGGTCCGGCCCAGCTCCTCGGAGAGATACCGCTTGTAGGCGTCGAGGTAGTAGCCGATCCGCTCGACCTCGAACAGCCCCTCATAGGGGCGGCCCGGCCCGAAGGAGATCGCTTCCGGATAGCGGGAGGTGACCTCGTTGAGGAAGTTCATCACCTCCATCAGCGGGTCGCCGAGCGAGCCGTGCAGATCGTCGGCCGACAGCACGGTGGCGGGGGAACCGTGACTCACCGGGGGTCCTCCCACAGGACGGGGCAGAAGTCCGGGTCGGTGTAGTCGGGGTTGCCGTTCGCGTCCGCGCGGACGAGCACGTCGTTGTTGTAGACGACGCGGTTGCCGGTGGAGAGCTCGTAGGGCCGCCACTGGTTGGTCCGGTCCTGCAGGTGCAGGGAGATCGCGCGGCGCGGCCGGTCGCTGAGGTTGTAGCCACTGCCGTGGTAGGTGCGGCAGTGGTGGAAGCTGATGTGGCCCTTGGGGATGTTCACCGGGACCTTGCGGACCTCGCCGTTGTTGAAGGCGGCGTTCTCCTGGAGCATCTCCTCCAGCTCCGAGCGGTCACGATCGGCGAAGTGCCGGCTGGTGGAGTCGTCGCCGCCGGTCTCCTTCCAGCGGTGGCTGCCGTCGACCATCGTGATCGTCCCCATCTCCTCGTCACAGTCGTGGAAGGGGATGAAGGCGGTGAGCATCTCGTCGGAGGAGCAGGTCTGCCAGTAGTGGCGGTCGAAGTGCCAGGGCACGATGTTGCGGGCGTCGTCCGCGCGCTGCGGCTTGTGGATGAGGGTGCTGTTCCACAGGCGTATCTGGCCGGTCTGCGCGATACGTGCCGCCACCGCCGCGATGAGCGGCTTGGCGAGGATGGAGCCGATGGTGTCGTGCTCGTAGAAGATGTAGTCGTTGTGCCGGTGCACATCGCCCTGCTCGGGCTCCCAGTACGCCAGGCGGGGCGGCCGCTGGGGCAGCGTACGGTCCCGGTGGCCGGCGTAGAAGCGGTCGGCCGCGGCGTTCATGAGGTCGACTTCCTCGTCGGTCAGCAGCTTCTTCGACAGATACCAGCCGTGCTCCTGGTAGAACCGCACCTCTTCGTCGGACGGCAGCAGATCCCGCTCGGCGTCGGTCAGCGTGAAGCGTGCGTCGGTCGGCGTGCGGCGTGCGTCGGTCAGCGAGTGGCGTGCGTCGTTCGTCGTCATGCCATGTCCTTGTCGTTCGGGGTGGGGTGGTGGGGGAGGCGCGCGGAACGGTGCAGGAGGTCCCGGTCGATCAGGTCCAGGCGGGGGCGGCCGGTCAGCGCCATCGCCTCTTCCAGCTCGGCCCGGAGTGTGCCGAGGACCCGTTCGACGCCGTCGGCGCCGTCGACGGCGAGGCCCCAGAGCACGGGGCGGCCGACGAGCACCGCGCGGGCGCCGAGCGCCAGTGCCTTGAGGACGTCCGTACCGCGGCGGATACCGCCGTCCACGAGGACCTCGCAGTGGGCGGGCACGGCGTCGACGACTTCGCGGAGCGCGTCCAGTGCCGGTACCGCGCCGTCGAGTTGGCGGCCGCCGTGGGTGGACACGATCAGCCCGGCCACCCCGAGTTCCGCGGCCCGCCGGGCGTCCCGCGCGGTGAGGACGCCCTTGAGCACCAGCGGCAGGCTGGTCAGCGAGCGCAGCCAGGCCAGGTCCTCCCAGGTGAACGCGGCGTCGTGGTGCAGGGCGGCGTGTTCGGCCAGTGTGGAGCTGCCGGAGCGGCCGCGGTGCAGTCCGGCCCCCTGGCCGTCGTCGAGATTGGCCGGCCGGACGTACGGGGGCAGGCCGAAGCCATTGCGCAGATCGCGTTCCCGGCGCGCCATCCTCGGGGTGTCGACGGTGATCACCAGGGCCCGGTAGCCGGCGGCCTCGGCCCGGCGTACGAGGGACTCGGTGATCTCCCGACGGCGCATCACATACAGCTGGAACCACAGCGGGCCGGTCGCGGCCCGTGCGGTCTCCTCCAGCGTCTTGCTGGCGAAGGTGCTGGCGATGGTCAGCGCGCCCACCGCACCGGCCGCGCGGGCGGTGGCGATCTCACCGTCCGCGTGCACCAGTCGGTGGAAGGCCATGGGCGCGATACCGACCGGGAAGTCCACGGGCCTGCCGAGCAGGGTGGTCCCCAGCTCGCAGTGCGACACATCGACGAGGGCCGAAGGACGCAGCCGGTAGCGGTCGTAGGCCGCGCGCTCCTCGCGCAGGGTGACCTCGTCGCCGCTGCCGCCGGCGATGTAGTCCCACACGGACCGGTCGAGCCGGGCGCGTGCCGCCGCCGCGTAGTCCTGCGGGGTCAGGAGCGTGTCCGGCCGGTCGTCGGAGGGTTCGGCCCGTCCGGCCCCCGGTGCGGTCATGCGTCGGCCCCCGCCGCGGCACCGACCGGTACGGCGGCGCTCGGGGCATCGGCGCGCTCACGCTCCACGGCCTCGTAGAGGGCCTTGATGTTGCCGCTGCCGAAGGTACGTGCGTCCAGCCGCTGGATCAGCTCGAAGAACACCGTCCGGCGGGCGTAGGGAGAGCGGGTGAACACCTGGATCAGGTGGCCCCATTCGTCCCGGTCGGCCAGCAGGCCCAGTTCCTGCAGCACCGCCGTGTCGATGTCCACCTTGATGCCCCGCTCGGCCAGCGCGGAGTAGTATCCGGCCGGGGTCTTCAGCAACTCCACGCCGGAGGCGCGCAGTTCACGGGCTGCCCGGACGATGTCGTCGGTGCCGTAGGCCACATGCTGGACGCCGGGGCCGTCGAAGCCTTCGAGGAAGTCGTTCAGCTGCCCGCGGTCACCGACCGGATCCGGTTCCACCATGGTGAAGGTGACGCCCCGGGTCTCGTCCTGGACGACCTTCGAGGCCATCGCCTGACCGCCGACGACGATGTACTCGTCGTAGGTGTGCCGCAGCCCCAGCGCCCGCCGATAGAAGTCGACCATGGTCTCCAGGGATCCGGCGCGCAGGCACAGGGCCAGGTGGTCGACCGAGCGCAGCAGCTCGGGGCCCGGCTCGGCGACCTCGGGGAAGGACTGATATCGCCGAGGCAGGAAGGATCCCGCGGGCTCCGGCGTTCCTGATGCGCCGTCATTTTCACGCTGTATCAGGGTGTGGACCAGGTCGTTGGTGGCGGCGATGGTGGCCCGGGTGACCCGGCCGGTGGCGTCCTCGAAGATCTCCGGCTCCGCGACGGCCTCGGCCCCGGCGGCCAGCGCCCGCTCGAAGTCGCCGGCCGCGTCGTCCGTCCGGAGGGCCACATCGCGCACCCCGTCGCCGTGCCTGCGGACGAAGCGGGATGCCGCGTGGTCGGCGTGCAGGGCGGAGGTCAGCACCAGGCGCACGCCGCCGTGCGCCAGCACCAGCGAGCGGGCGCCGGCCAGTCCGGTGAGCGGCCCCGCTTCGGCTACCACCCGGAATCCGTAGGTGCCGCAGTAGTAGTGGGACGCCTGGAGGACGTCCCCCACGAAGAATTCGACATGGTCGACGGAATGGACAGTCACATTGATCCAATCGCTGGTTCAGATCGCCGGTTCAGATCTCTGATCACTACTGATCACTGGGGTTCGGATCAGTGGTTCAAGACGTTCGGAAAGACGCGGGGACGCGTTGCGGGAGCGCCCCGGGTCCGGCGCGGAGGTGGTCGGTGGCGATACGGGCGGGGCCGTCCGTCGCGGGGTTCCGGCCGGGTGACGAATCAAGAAGTCGTCAGGTGCCGCATGAGTCATGGACCAAGGCGGCGATGTTCAGCCGTTCGGGCGTCGCATCTGGGGCCGTTCACACCGCTCCGGTCGCCTCCGCTTCCGTTGCGTCGGCGAGAGCGCGGAAGACATAGGCGGTCGAGGTGGCCCCCGGGTCCTGGTGACCGACGCTGCGCAGCCCCAGATACGACGCCCGGCCCTTCCCGGCCTGCATCGCGACGGTGGCCCGCATCCCGGCTTCGGCCGCGTCGGCCGCGGCGTGTGCGGCCGTACGGAAGTCGGCGCCGGAATGCGCGGCGTCGTGGAACGCGCGATAGGCGGGCGCGTAGGCGTCGATCATGGTCTTGTCGCCGGGCACCGCAGCACCCAGCTGCTGGATCTTTTCGAGCCCGGCGGCGAGCGCCGCCGCGAACCGCGTGGCGTCGGTATCCGTCTCTGCCTCGTGGTCGGTCCCGGTGCCCAGCTCGGTGCCGTTCTCGGTGTCGTCCTCGGTGCCGTCCTCGGTGTCGAGGGCCGCACCGAGGGCACGGAAGGCGCTGCCGAACAGCGGGCCGGAGGCTCCCCCGACGACGGACACCAGGGTCCTGCCCGTCTGCACGAGTATCTCCTCGGCCGTGGCGGCGGACCATGTGCCGCTGTCGAGACCGGCGCGCACCGCGAAGAAGCCACGGGCCATGTTGGCCCCGTGATCGCCATCCCCGATGGCCGAGTCCAGTGTGGTGAGG includes:
- a CDS encoding aminotransferase-like domain-containing protein — its product is MSHGSPATVLSADDLHGSLGDPLMEVMNFLNEVTSRYPEAISFGPGRPYEGLFEVERIGYYLDAYKRYLSEELGRTPDEVRTMLFQYGRTNGQIHELVARALRNDEGIQVSPESLVVTVGCQEGMFLALRALFRDPLDVLLVSSPCYVGVTGAARLLNIETVHVPEGENGTDPETVRRTVAGLRAAGKRPRALYLVPDFSNPTGTCLPLPARHQLLELAEEDDLLLLEDNPYGFFTRTGSGLATLKALDRRQRVIYLGSFAKTCFPGARVGYVVADQQVQAPDGSRTLLADELSKIKGMVTVNTPAISQAVIGGMLLTHDFRLREANKPAADFYRENLAVLLDCLERLLPPERREAAGIHWNAPEGGFFLTLTLPVPADNALLEESAREHGVIWTPMRYFYPDADGDADGGAGPDQDPDPAPDSGGGHQMRLSLSYLTPQQVTEGARRLVALLERSCL
- a CDS encoding phytanoyl-CoA dioxygenase family protein, whose amino-acid sequence is MTTNDARHSLTDARRTPTDARFTLTDAERDLLPSDEEVRFYQEHGWYLSKKLLTDEEVDLMNAAADRFYAGHRDRTLPQRPPRLAYWEPEQGDVHRHNDYIFYEHDTIGSILAKPLIAAVAARIAQTGQIRLWNSTLIHKPQRADDARNIVPWHFDRHYWQTCSSDEMLTAFIPFHDCDEEMGTITMVDGSHRWKETGGDDSTSRHFADRDRSELEEMLQENAAFNNGEVRKVPVNIPKGHISFHHCRTYHGSGYNLSDRPRRAISLHLQDRTNQWRPYELSTGNRVVYNNDVLVRADANGNPDYTDPDFCPVLWEDPR
- a CDS encoding alpha-hydroxy acid oxidase, which translates into the protein MTAPGAGRAEPSDDRPDTLLTPQDYAAAARARLDRSVWDYIAGGSGDEVTLREERAAYDRYRLRPSALVDVSHCELGTTLLGRPVDFPVGIAPMAFHRLVHADGEIATARAAGAVGALTIASTFASKTLEETARAATGPLWFQLYVMRRREITESLVRRAEAAGYRALVITVDTPRMARRERDLRNGFGLPPYVRPANLDDGQGAGLHRGRSGSSTLAEHAALHHDAAFTWEDLAWLRSLTSLPLVLKGVLTARDARRAAELGVAGLIVSTHGGRQLDGAVPALDALREVVDAVPAHCEVLVDGGIRRGTDVLKALALGARAVLVGRPVLWGLAVDGADGVERVLGTLRAELEEAMALTGRPRLDLIDRDLLHRSARLPHHPTPNDKDMA
- the hppD gene encoding 4-hydroxyphenylpyruvate dioxygenase — its product is MTVHSVDHVEFFVGDVLQASHYYCGTYGFRVVAEAGPLTGLAGARSLVLAHGGVRLVLTSALHADHAASRFVRRHGDGVRDVALRTDDAAGDFERALAAGAEAVAEPEIFEDATGRVTRATIAATNDLVHTLIQRENDGASGTPEPAGSFLPRRYQSFPEVAEPGPELLRSVDHLALCLRAGSLETMVDFYRRALGLRHTYDEYIVVGGQAMASKVVQDETRGVTFTMVEPDPVGDRGQLNDFLEGFDGPGVQHVAYGTDDIVRAARELRASGVELLKTPAGYYSALAERGIKVDIDTAVLQELGLLADRDEWGHLIQVFTRSPYARRTVFFELIQRLDARTFGSGNIKALYEAVERERADAPSAAVPVGAAAGADA
- a CDS encoding DAK2 domain-containing protein, which gives rise to MDVSLARHWVQNIASAMSRNQEHLTTLDSAIGDGDHGANMARGFFAVRAGLDSGTWSAATAEEILVQTGRTLVSVVGGASGPLFGSAFRALGAALDTEDGTEDDTENGTELGTGTDHEAETDTDATRFAAALAAGLEKIQQLGAAVPGDKTMIDAYAPAYRAFHDAAHSGADFRTAAHAAADAAEAGMRATVAMQAGKGRASYLGLRSVGHQDPGATSTAYVFRALADATEAEATGAV